Proteins co-encoded in one Parascardovia denticolens DSM 10105 = JCM 12538 genomic window:
- a CDS encoding NADH:flavin oxidoreductase/NADH oxidase: MAKSKKNKNGAGKKSAKALDSSAGENGAVSEKTAAAETSAAETPALPHLFQPLTLRGLTFRNRIWLPPMDTYSAFAHDGKPTSFHYQHYVSRALGGFGAIITEATAVSPEGRISPCDLGLWNDDQIGAWSWIAEGIRQAGAVPAIQLNHAGRKGSSGCFSLDHINASVPGDEGGWQTVGVTDTPYNKNFAPSRGLTTEEIHQIVEDFRQAALRARAAGFQMVEIHGAHGYLISQFLDPLINNRTDEYGGPFINRIRFALEVAEAVRGVWPDDLPVIVRLSATDWADGGWDVYQSVELGKALKERGIDLIDVSSGGMLSGVSIPAGPNYQVPFAQEIRSKVEIPVTTVGLITKPKQAEKILAEGRADVVEIGRAALRDPYWPLRAADKLGLDRYQAPYPPQYVRGAYGTSR, from the coding sequence ATGGCAAAGTCGAAGAAGAACAAGAACGGGGCAGGGAAAAAGTCCGCCAAGGCCTTGGACTCAAGCGCCGGCGAGAACGGAGCAGTCTCCGAAAAGACCGCTGCCGCCGAGACAAGCGCGGCCGAAACTCCGGCCCTCCCCCACCTCTTCCAGCCGCTGACCCTGCGGGGCCTGACCTTCCGCAACCGCATCTGGCTGCCCCCGATGGACACCTATTCGGCCTTCGCCCACGACGGCAAGCCGACCTCCTTCCACTATCAGCATTACGTATCCCGCGCTCTGGGTGGATTCGGGGCCATCATCACCGAGGCGACGGCCGTCAGCCCGGAAGGCCGCATCTCCCCGTGCGACCTAGGCCTGTGGAACGACGACCAAATCGGGGCCTGGTCCTGGATCGCCGAAGGGATCCGCCAAGCCGGCGCGGTACCCGCCATCCAGCTCAACCACGCTGGGCGGAAAGGCTCCTCCGGCTGTTTCAGCCTGGACCATATCAACGCTTCCGTGCCCGGGGACGAAGGCGGCTGGCAGACCGTGGGAGTCACCGATACTCCCTACAACAAGAATTTCGCCCCCTCCCGCGGCCTGACCACGGAGGAAATCCACCAAATCGTGGAGGACTTCCGTCAAGCCGCCCTGCGGGCCCGGGCTGCGGGCTTCCAGATGGTGGAGATCCACGGGGCCCACGGATACCTCATCTCCCAATTCCTGGATCCCCTCATCAACAATCGGACCGACGAATACGGCGGCCCCTTCATCAACCGCATCCGCTTCGCCTTGGAAGTGGCCGAGGCCGTCCGCGGGGTCTGGCCTGACGACCTGCCCGTCATCGTGCGGCTGTCCGCCACCGACTGGGCCGACGGCGGCTGGGATGTCTACCAAAGCGTGGAACTGGGCAAAGCCTTGAAAGAGAGGGGAATCGACCTGATCGACGTTTCCAGCGGCGGCATGCTCTCCGGCGTGTCGATTCCCGCGGGGCCGAACTACCAAGTCCCCTTCGCCCAGGAAATCCGCTCGAAAGTGGAAATCCCCGTGACCACCGTTGGCCTGATCACCAAGCCCAAGCAGGCGGAGAAAATCCTGGCCGAGGGCCGAGCCGACGTGGTGGAAATCGGCCGGGCCGCCTTGCGTGACCCCTACTGGCCGCTGCGGGCCGCCGACAAGCTGGGCCTGGACCGGTATCAGGCGCCTTATCCGCCGCAGTACGTGCGCGGGGCCTACGGCACCAGTCGCTGA
- the essC gene encoding type VII secretion protein EssC has translation MESTALITIYDSGGETTIRLVLGAEGVLPLSLSSRGRGSLPQPEPTGGRGPSSDEGQTRAVGIQQVSVPGQGMVQTNRAGAAAEGGESTLASGVETGIGTRTETVAKIRVNKSGAVLSAMSGYTVRPLPMGETPTDGKSAASFPLDVSRQSFYRIEPAGRHSAGEEAPDRRSCLLYIRPSEPGAKRYGKIAFGSRRIVSFGSAPQTDFRYQHPLVSPVSFTLQAQGPAFALQTQAAADLVTVNGKPVPHQTAVRLSVGDVVSLLDMRIGIGSRFISINHPAQLAISDQNPDLRPLTHEGILATSPIVSSQDGSAATGRHGQADSEGEEAAGDQGDFFPAPRLMRTIHRRNFTLDPPPAKEGEKTSPAIMQLGPSFLMGIASVFMVFSSVSRLQSGDSIMTVMPTIAMAVAMVAGMVIWPIISNFYDKHRRKRDEEKRVNRYSDYLNRVEMEMRKESRVQADILRENRVSPVTVMQRALDQSPELMNRGPAHADFMELRLGIGQEELQADLRYPEERFTLDSDILADRVARMRKNKPVVSSVPLAIDLKKDRVSGLVGPQALLWPVMRGLIVQLSGLYSYNEVKIICIVNPQDEGEWGFVRRLPHVFSDDRQTRLIASTPEDMIQIDRFLQKLYDERSSQHLMNGQTYPGTQYVVFCADRELLSRSPALDKWSQGGKSLGVSLIFSGRSIRDLPNACTSVITVADPESSLPSTYVRRDDVEGSSQSFACDIMVSVDDAERYASALSGVRLKKSQTEIANSFPSSLSYMGMQKVGNTSDLNIAGRWREHDASRTLATQIGVDAQGQPFILDLHEDSHGPHGLIAGTTGSGKSELIITYILSLSLDYAPDEVSFVLIDYKGGGLAGAFDNSRYRLPHLAGTITNLDGSAINRSLVAIQSELKRRQLLFNQAREVTGEPTMDIYKYLSYFRQGIVTTPMPHLFIVADEFAELKQQEPEFMAELISAARIGRSLGVHLILATQKPSGVVNDQIWSNSRFKISLKVADGGDSKEMIRRPDAAELKNPGRFYLLVGYNDYFAQGQSAYTGTRYIPQEEFQERHDDMVSLIGNTAEPLAVLRLPSRKEESKQTELDAVLDKICETADDLGIHSRSLWLEPLPDRMTVDDFRRRFPHRTVDDPTTVVCQIGIVDDPSRQDQHPLSLDFAAIDSLIVYGQTSFGTESVVSAIFDVLIRDYGPDAVNLYAFDMGDGGLASFEKAPQVGGVALIDDKERVSSLMNYLSRVIRNRRLLLSSLGERYEDYLAEHRQGDSTPPMQRIIVALTNMVAFTEAYPQFADRLVDLVHEGPRYGVHFVVTSSGFNQVNWRLRALFGLSIVTAFASEDEYGSLLGSMSGTVPPRHYLRGLLMEKGEKHEFQVADAGSNHEIRERCQQLEGSWDGLRAAPIPHLPAVVSPGVFLTSGADLSPRRIPLGFDKQQVSPFLADGSKAPAFIVTGNDSEALADFGKGLCALYRSLSVKDGRQVLVVDPIKIIGQRSMRQASGLGGETSDPSGFQVANEMKDINEKIAKVLDGGLSPSAIVFTDIIQTLDRLSSETSGKLKSYIEGNEYRDTTNLIVLMERWRVESVYEPWMKALRANPQGLWIGEGIKQQSVFPNSNMPSEMNQAQTQTDGWVFYRGDRRPLRVLHLPTENAAPAVPGRPEGMEEES, from the coding sequence ATGGAGTCCACGGCGCTCATCACCATTTACGATTCCGGGGGAGAGACCACGATACGGCTTGTCTTGGGGGCGGAAGGGGTTCTGCCCCTGTCCCTTTCCTCCCGTGGTCGTGGTTCCCTGCCTCAACCTGAGCCGACGGGCGGGCGAGGGCCTTCTTCCGATGAAGGGCAGACCAGGGCGGTCGGCATCCAGCAGGTCTCCGTCCCCGGCCAGGGGATGGTCCAAACCAATCGGGCAGGTGCGGCCGCCGAAGGCGGTGAAAGCACCCTGGCCAGCGGGGTCGAAACCGGTATCGGGACCAGGACCGAGACCGTCGCGAAAATCCGGGTGAACAAGAGCGGGGCCGTTCTTTCGGCCATGTCCGGCTACACGGTGCGCCCCCTGCCTATGGGGGAGACCCCAACGGACGGAAAATCCGCCGCCTCCTTCCCCCTCGACGTCAGCAGGCAATCCTTCTATCGGATTGAACCGGCCGGAAGGCACTCCGCGGGGGAGGAGGCCCCGGACCGTCGCTCCTGTCTGCTCTATATCCGCCCGTCCGAACCAGGGGCGAAGCGGTACGGGAAGATCGCCTTCGGCTCGCGCCGAATCGTGTCCTTCGGGTCGGCCCCTCAGACGGATTTCCGCTATCAACACCCGCTGGTCTCACCGGTGAGCTTCACCCTGCAAGCCCAGGGGCCCGCCTTCGCCTTGCAGACCCAGGCGGCCGCGGACTTGGTCACCGTCAATGGAAAACCGGTCCCCCATCAGACGGCCGTCAGATTATCCGTGGGGGACGTGGTCTCCCTTTTGGATATGCGGATCGGCATCGGCAGCCGTTTCATCAGCATCAATCATCCCGCCCAACTGGCCATTTCGGACCAAAACCCCGATTTGCGGCCCCTGACCCATGAAGGCATCCTCGCCACCAGCCCCATCGTCTCCTCTCAGGATGGGTCGGCCGCGACTGGGCGGCATGGGCAGGCCGACTCCGAGGGGGAGGAGGCCGCAGGCGACCAGGGGGATTTCTTCCCCGCCCCCCGGCTGATGAGGACCATCCATCGCCGGAATTTCACTTTGGACCCGCCCCCCGCCAAAGAGGGGGAGAAGACCTCCCCGGCCATCATGCAGCTGGGACCCTCCTTCCTCATGGGAATCGCCTCGGTCTTCATGGTCTTCTCCAGCGTATCCCGGCTTCAGTCCGGAGACAGCATCATGACCGTCATGCCTACCATCGCCATGGCCGTGGCCATGGTGGCCGGCATGGTCATCTGGCCGATCATCAGCAATTTCTATGACAAACACCGCCGTAAACGCGACGAAGAGAAGCGCGTCAACCGTTATTCCGATTACCTGAACCGGGTGGAGATGGAGATGCGCAAGGAAAGCAGGGTCCAGGCGGACATCCTGCGGGAGAATCGGGTCTCTCCCGTCACCGTCATGCAAAGGGCTCTGGACCAGTCTCCTGAGCTGATGAACCGGGGGCCGGCCCATGCCGACTTCATGGAATTGCGCCTGGGGATTGGCCAGGAGGAGTTGCAGGCGGACCTGCGCTACCCTGAAGAACGGTTCACCCTGGACAGCGACATCCTGGCCGACCGGGTGGCCCGCATGCGCAAGAACAAGCCTGTGGTCTCCTCGGTCCCCCTGGCCATCGATCTGAAAAAGGACCGGGTCTCGGGCCTGGTTGGCCCGCAAGCCCTTCTCTGGCCGGTCATGCGGGGCCTGATCGTCCAATTGAGCGGCCTGTATTCCTACAATGAGGTGAAGATCATCTGCATCGTCAACCCCCAGGACGAAGGGGAGTGGGGCTTCGTCCGCCGCTTGCCCCATGTCTTCAGCGACGACAGGCAGACCCGCCTGATCGCCTCCACCCCGGAGGACATGATCCAGATCGACCGCTTCCTGCAGAAGCTCTACGATGAACGCTCCTCTCAACACCTGATGAACGGGCAGACCTACCCCGGAACCCAGTACGTCGTCTTCTGCGCGGACAGGGAGCTCCTCTCCCGTTCCCCCGCCTTGGACAAGTGGTCCCAAGGCGGCAAGAGCCTGGGCGTTTCCCTGATTTTCAGCGGCCGGAGCATCCGCGACCTGCCCAATGCCTGCACTTCGGTCATCACCGTCGCCGATCCGGAGTCCTCCCTGCCCTCCACCTATGTTCGCAGGGACGACGTGGAAGGCAGCAGCCAGAGTTTCGCCTGCGACATCATGGTTTCGGTGGACGACGCCGAACGTTACGCTTCGGCCTTGAGCGGCGTCCGCCTGAAGAAGTCCCAGACCGAAATCGCCAACAGCTTCCCCAGCTCCCTCAGCTATATGGGCATGCAGAAGGTGGGGAACACGTCCGACCTCAACATCGCCGGCCGCTGGCGGGAGCATGACGCCAGCCGCACCCTGGCCACCCAGATCGGGGTGGACGCGCAGGGCCAGCCTTTCATCCTGGATCTGCATGAGGATTCGCATGGCCCCCACGGGCTCATCGCCGGCACCACCGGCTCCGGCAAGTCCGAGCTGATCATCACTTACATCCTGTCTTTGTCCCTTGACTACGCCCCGGATGAGGTCTCCTTCGTCCTCATCGACTATAAAGGCGGCGGTCTGGCCGGGGCCTTCGACAACAGCCGTTACCGTCTGCCCCATCTGGCTGGGACCATCACCAACCTGGATGGGTCGGCCATCAACCGGTCCCTGGTAGCCATTCAGAGCGAGCTCAAACGTCGGCAGCTGCTTTTCAACCAGGCCAGGGAGGTCACCGGGGAACCGACCATGGACATCTATAAATACCTGTCCTACTTCCGTCAGGGGATAGTCACCACCCCCATGCCCCACCTGTTCATCGTGGCGGACGAGTTCGCCGAGCTGAAACAGCAGGAGCCGGAGTTCATGGCGGAGCTCATTTCCGCGGCCCGCATCGGCCGATCCCTGGGCGTCCACCTGATTCTGGCCACTCAGAAGCCGTCCGGCGTGGTCAATGACCAGATCTGGAGCAACTCCCGCTTCAAGATCTCACTCAAAGTGGCCGATGGGGGCGATTCCAAAGAGATGATCCGCCGACCGGACGCGGCTGAGCTCAAGAACCCCGGGCGTTTCTACCTCCTGGTCGGCTACAACGACTACTTCGCACAAGGGCAGAGCGCCTACACCGGCACCCGTTACATCCCCCAGGAGGAATTCCAGGAGCGGCATGACGATATGGTCTCTTTGATCGGGAACACGGCCGAACCTCTGGCCGTCCTCCGTCTCCCCTCCCGGAAAGAGGAGTCCAAGCAGACTGAGCTGGACGCCGTTTTGGACAAAATCTGTGAGACGGCCGACGACCTTGGCATCCATTCCCGGTCCCTCTGGCTGGAGCCCCTGCCTGACCGGATGACGGTGGATGACTTCCGCCGCCGCTTCCCCCACCGGACCGTTGACGACCCGACGACCGTGGTCTGCCAGATCGGCATCGTGGATGACCCCTCCCGGCAGGACCAGCACCCCCTTTCCCTCGATTTCGCCGCCATCGACAGCCTGATCGTCTACGGGCAGACCTCTTTCGGAACGGAGAGCGTGGTGTCCGCCATCTTCGACGTTCTGATTCGGGATTATGGTCCTGACGCCGTCAACCTTTACGCCTTCGACATGGGCGATGGCGGTCTGGCCTCCTTCGAGAAGGCCCCCCAGGTCGGTGGGGTGGCCCTGATCGACGATAAAGAGCGGGTCTCCAGCCTCATGAATTACCTGTCCCGGGTCATCCGAAACCGCCGTCTCCTCCTGTCCTCTTTGGGGGAAAGGTACGAGGATTACCTGGCTGAGCACCGGCAAGGGGACTCGACCCCGCCCATGCAGCGGATCATCGTGGCTTTGACGAACATGGTCGCCTTCACCGAGGCTTACCCCCAGTTCGCTGACAGGCTGGTCGACCTGGTGCACGAAGGCCCCCGGTACGGGGTGCATTTCGTGGTCACCTCGTCCGGTTTCAACCAGGTCAACTGGCGGCTTCGCGCCCTTTTCGGCCTTTCCATCGTGACCGCCTTCGCCAGCGAGGACGAATACGGCTCCCTGCTCGGCAGCATGTCAGGAACGGTCCCTCCCCGCCATTACCTGCGCGGCCTTCTGATGGAGAAGGGCGAGAAGCATGAGTTCCAGGTGGCGGACGCCGGTTCCAACCACGAAATCCGCGAACGGTGCCAGCAGCTGGAGGGGTCCTGGGACGGACTCCGGGCGGCCCCTATCCCTCACCTGCCCGCTGTCGTCTCCCCCGGCGTCTTCCTCACCTCAGGGGCGGACCTTTCCCCTCGCCGGATTCCTCTGGGATTCGACAAACAGCAGGTCAGCCCTTTCCTGGCCGACGGATCCAAAGCCCCGGCCTTCATCGTCACCGGGAACGATTCCGAGGCCCTGGCGGACTTCGGCAAAGGGCTTTGCGCCCTCTACCGTTCCCTGTCGGTCAAAGACGGCCGTCAGGTGCTGGTCGTCGACCCAATCAAGATCATCGGACAGCGGTCGATGCGGCAGGCTTCCGGCCTTGGCGGCGAAACATCCGATCCGTCGGGTTTCCAGGTGGCGAACGAAATGAAGGATATCAACGAGAAGATCGCCAAGGTTCTGGACGGTGGCCTGTCGCCTTCGGCCATCGTCTTCACCGACATCATCCAGACCTTGGACAGGCTGTCGTCGGAGACGTCCGGGAAACTCAAGTCCTACATCGAAGGGAACGAATACCGGGACACGACCAATCTGATCGTTCTCATGGAAAGATGGCGTGTGGAAAGCGTCTATGAACCCTGGATGAAAGCCTTGAGGGCCAACCCGCAGGGGCTGTGGATCGGGGAGGGGATCAAACAGCAGTCGGTCTTCCCGAATTCGAACATGCCTTCCGAGATGAACCAGGCCCAGACCCAGACCGATGGATGGGTCTTCTACCGGGGGGACAGGCGGCCCTTGAGGGTCCTGCATCTGCCCACCGAGAATGCGGCCCCAGCGGTCCCTGGCCGGCCTGAGGGCATGGAGGAGGAATCATGA
- a CDS encoding DUF5082 domain-containing protein produces MADNQDKQAQIDSLTTSRNNLQSQASELQGQVNVLSGKIAELKAKLAKAKTFDSDVDSSFKQKQSDLETQLNSSASLLNEAVDDNEIGDALKKFNKDTDSKVSTVHDKVKTLIDRLSQEIERLQGQLSSAQKSLDSTNSQLDSTASQLQDLQNS; encoded by the coding sequence ATGGCCGATAATCAAGACAAACAGGCGCAAATCGACTCGCTGACCACGAGCAGGAACAACTTGCAATCGCAAGCATCTGAATTGCAAGGGCAGGTCAACGTTCTAAGCGGCAAGATCGCGGAGCTTAAGGCGAAGCTTGCCAAGGCGAAGACTTTTGACAGCGATGTCGATTCGTCTTTCAAACAGAAGCAGTCCGACCTGGAAACGCAGCTTAACTCCAGTGCGAGTCTTCTGAACGAAGCCGTCGATGACAATGAAATCGGGGATGCTCTGAAGAAATTCAACAAGGATACGGACAGCAAAGTTTCGACCGTTCATGACAAGGTCAAGACGCTCATCGATCGTCTTTCTCAAGAAATAGAGAGGCTTCAAGGGCAGTTGTCCAGCGCGCAGAAATCTTTGGATAGCACGAATTCCCAGCTGGATTCGACCGCTTCCCAGTTACAGGATCTTCAGAATTCATGA
- the rnc gene encoding ribonuclease III — translation MTNTKKENPSSETPSQLAQELFDELGVSISPDLLIEALTHRSFANEHPGTRNYERLEFLGDAVLELVATETLYKAHPNYTEGQMSKIRSKVVSEESLAEIARDKLKISPMILLGIGERRDGGADKDSILCDIVESLFGAIFVEYGIETARKVIHRLLDDNLHYYTAEGPALDWKTAIVVKAHELDLGEVNYQMEVGGPSNRLEFTAHLFLVKEPDADTAQGKSTATAENMASAGNKAHSENPESSVADDAGKTSGRQEISVGHGSSKRKAQLDAAEKAWRLLAQSEQTAE, via the coding sequence ATGACAAACACGAAGAAAGAGAACCCCTCCTCGGAAACGCCATCCCAGTTGGCCCAGGAGCTTTTCGACGAACTCGGCGTATCCATCAGCCCGGACCTGCTCATCGAGGCGCTGACCCACCGGTCTTTCGCCAACGAGCACCCCGGAACCCGTAATTACGAACGCCTGGAATTCCTCGGCGACGCCGTCCTGGAACTCGTCGCCACGGAAACCCTGTATAAGGCCCACCCGAATTATACGGAGGGCCAGATGTCGAAAATCCGCTCCAAAGTCGTGTCTGAAGAGTCATTGGCTGAAATCGCCCGGGACAAGCTCAAGATCAGCCCCATGATTCTGCTGGGCATTGGCGAGCGCCGCGACGGCGGCGCGGACAAGGATTCCATTCTTTGCGACATCGTCGAGTCCCTTTTCGGCGCGATTTTCGTCGAGTACGGAATTGAGACCGCGCGCAAGGTCATCCATAGGCTTTTAGACGATAATCTGCATTATTACACAGCCGAAGGGCCGGCTTTGGATTGGAAGACGGCCATCGTGGTCAAGGCTCATGAGCTTGATTTAGGTGAGGTCAATTATCAGATGGAGGTCGGCGGCCCCAGCAACCGGCTGGAATTCACGGCCCATCTTTTCCTGGTCAAGGAGCCAGATGCGGATACGGCTCAGGGGAAGAGCACAGCTACTGCGGAAAATATGGCTTCTGCGGGGAATAAGGCTCATTCAGAAAACCCTGAAAGCTCTGTTGCGGATGATGCAGGAAAGACCAGCGGCAGGCAGGAAATCTCGGTCGGCCACGGGTCCAGCAAGCGCAAGGCACAGCTGGATGCGGCCGAAAAAGCTTGGAGGCTTTTAGCCCAGTCGGAGCAGACGGCCGAGTAA
- a CDS encoding quinone-dependent dihydroorotate dehydrogenase, which produces MSYVSQNPVRDTINRVSTAAFSFAYKNVVKPHIFNQSPDAAHDEMIRFCQVSRRIPPLMWTLRQMLDYTDPLLETTVMGVDFANPFGLSAGLDKNCDLPVVLDNAGFGFETVGSTTARPCEGNPRPWFHRLPEYASMMIHVGLANDGSEAVVERAAREAGRARAMKLSVSLARTNDDLCGDIDEGIEDYKTSLLRAADRTHMVEINISCPNTRKGEPFTQAGNLDRLFTELDKVDHSQPLLVKMPQSLPWPRFKELLDVLVEHKVDGVTIANLRKDRTGLEVPPEWEGSLSGLPCVGPSNKLIARTYRDYGDRMAIAGVGGVFTPQQAYDKIKAGSSLIMFISSLMYRGPQNITTLKRGLADLLRADGYQSVSQAVGADIR; this is translated from the coding sequence ATGTCGTACGTCTCGCAGAATCCCGTGCGCGATACCATCAACCGCGTCAGCACGGCGGCATTTTCGTTCGCTTACAAAAATGTGGTCAAGCCGCACATTTTCAACCAGTCCCCGGACGCCGCGCACGACGAGATGATCCGGTTCTGCCAGGTTTCGCGCCGGATCCCACCCCTCATGTGGACCTTGCGGCAGATGCTCGATTATACGGACCCGCTTCTGGAGACGACCGTGATGGGGGTGGATTTCGCTAACCCGTTCGGCCTGTCCGCCGGGCTTGACAAGAATTGCGACCTCCCGGTCGTGCTGGACAACGCCGGCTTCGGTTTCGAAACGGTGGGGTCGACCACGGCCCGCCCCTGCGAGGGGAACCCGCGGCCTTGGTTCCATCGTCTGCCTGAGTACGCTTCCATGATGATCCACGTGGGTCTGGCCAATGATGGGTCCGAGGCCGTGGTTGAGCGGGCCGCCCGCGAGGCCGGGCGGGCGCGAGCGATGAAGCTCTCGGTCTCTTTGGCGCGGACGAACGATGACCTCTGCGGCGATATCGACGAAGGAATCGAAGATTACAAGACTTCCCTTCTACGGGCCGCCGACCGGACGCATATGGTGGAGATCAACATCTCTTGCCCGAACACCCGCAAAGGGGAGCCTTTCACGCAGGCGGGGAATCTGGACCGGCTTTTCACCGAGCTGGACAAGGTGGACCACAGCCAGCCCCTTCTGGTCAAGATGCCGCAAAGCCTGCCCTGGCCCCGGTTCAAGGAATTGCTGGATGTTTTGGTCGAGCACAAGGTGGATGGCGTGACCATCGCCAATCTGCGCAAGGACCGCACCGGGCTGGAGGTGCCCCCTGAGTGGGAGGGAAGCCTGTCAGGTCTGCCCTGTGTCGGTCCCAGCAACAAGCTGATCGCGCGGACTTACCGCGATTATGGGGACAGGATGGCCATCGCCGGCGTCGGTGGCGTTTTCACTCCGCAGCAGGCTTATGACAAGATCAAGGCGGGCTCCAGTCTGATCATGTTCATCAGCTCTTTGATGTATCGCGGACCGCAGAACATCACCACTTTGAAGCGCGGTCTGGCGGACTTGCTCCGGGCCGATGGCTATCAGTCGGTCTCCCAGGCGGTAGGGGCTGACATTCGTTAG
- a CDS encoding WXG100 family type VII secretion target: MAGQIRITPDQMRSRAGEYRNEANKIQDVISKMDSLLNQLQSEWEGQSAQAYAQKFAELRPGFVKAEDLTNDIAKSLDATAQSLESTDQNIASQFRS, translated from the coding sequence ATGGCAGGTCAAATTCGAATTACCCCGGATCAGATGCGTTCTCGCGCGGGTGAATACCGCAACGAGGCGAACAAGATTCAAGATGTTATCTCCAAGATGGACTCGTTGCTGAACCAGCTCCAGTCCGAATGGGAAGGTCAGTCCGCTCAGGCTTATGCTCAGAAGTTCGCTGAGCTGCGCCCCGGCTTCGTGAAGGCCGAGGACCTGACCAATGACATTGCCAAGAGCCTGGACGCGACCGCCCAGTCTCTCGAGTCCACCGATCAGAACATCGCCAGCCAGTTCCGCAGCTAG
- a CDS encoding vitamin K epoxide reductase family protein produces MTMSTTENRQRTGRRHGPIWTYLIALLASIAALIVSFALSAETLELARHPGQKLSCDVNAAVSCSTVAESWQAEFIEFGGLSFPNAFFGIAAESVFVTIAVIGLARVAVPRWFAICTWLGSLAALMYAYWLFSQSLYVINALCPWCLGLMFATTIQFMALTHASLTVQNLPSGRPKAIPAYYRLNIDLLVDVVWLAILIALILIKHGNAIFG; encoded by the coding sequence ATGACCATGAGCACCACAGAGAATCGGCAACGAACCGGCCGACGCCATGGCCCCATTTGGACCTACCTGATCGCACTCCTGGCCAGCATCGCGGCCTTGATCGTCTCTTTCGCCCTGTCCGCTGAGACCCTGGAGCTGGCCCGTCACCCGGGCCAAAAACTCTCCTGCGACGTCAACGCGGCGGTTTCCTGCTCCACCGTGGCCGAAAGCTGGCAGGCGGAATTCATCGAATTCGGCGGTCTCAGCTTTCCCAACGCCTTCTTCGGCATCGCGGCCGAATCCGTTTTCGTGACCATCGCCGTCATCGGTCTGGCTCGCGTGGCCGTTCCCCGCTGGTTCGCCATCTGCACTTGGCTGGGGAGCCTGGCGGCCCTGATGTACGCTTATTGGCTCTTCTCCCAGTCCCTTTACGTGATCAACGCCCTCTGCCCCTGGTGCCTGGGACTGATGTTCGCCACAACCATCCAATTCATGGCCCTCACCCATGCCAGCCTGACCGTGCAAAACCTGCCCTCCGGAAGGCCCAAGGCCATCCCCGCCTATTATCGGCTCAACATCGACCTTTTGGTGGATGTGGTCTGGCTCGCCATCCTCATCGCCCTCATCCTCATCAAACACGGAAACGCCATCTTCGGATAA
- a CDS encoding PHP domain-containing protein, with protein sequence MTEGVKNKNEEASPEQAAVADGWDLHCHTTFSDGTVTPQGMLDQASRLGLAGVAVTDHDTTASWVPAKESALDLPFPLIRGTEITSQWGKTSVHLLAYLYDCQDQAILDLFAYTRERRQERAKEMVKRISRDYPISWEDVQAQIKSGSQTTVGRPHIADALVAAGVYPTRSAAFAGVISSRSPYYIPVYSPDVETVVKTVKQAGGVAVVAHPAAVSRNKVLLPDEEIERLTDLGLDGLEVRHRDNPPDQQERLNRLAGRLHLLVTGGSDWHGQGKPNRLGENLTDPETVAEIIRRGRIRVLA encoded by the coding sequence ATGACCGAAGGCGTAAAGAATAAGAACGAGGAGGCCTCCCCCGAACAGGCGGCGGTGGCCGATGGCTGGGACCTGCATTGCCATACGACTTTCTCCGATGGGACGGTCACCCCCCAAGGCATGCTGGATCAGGCCTCCCGGCTGGGCTTGGCCGGGGTCGCGGTGACCGATCACGACACCACGGCCAGCTGGGTCCCCGCCAAGGAGTCCGCCCTCGACCTGCCTTTCCCCCTCATCCGCGGCACGGAGATCACCTCCCAGTGGGGCAAAACCAGCGTGCATCTGCTGGCTTATCTCTATGATTGCCAGGATCAGGCCATACTGGACCTGTTCGCCTACACCCGCGAAAGAAGGCAGGAGCGGGCCAAGGAGATGGTCAAGCGGATCTCCCGCGATTATCCGATTTCCTGGGAGGACGTCCAGGCCCAGATCAAGTCCGGTTCCCAGACCACGGTCGGTCGCCCCCATATAGCCGACGCCCTGGTCGCCGCAGGGGTCTATCCCACCCGGTCCGCCGCCTTCGCCGGCGTCATCTCCTCCCGTAGCCCCTATTACATCCCGGTCTATTCGCCCGATGTGGAGACGGTGGTGAAGACCGTCAAACAGGCCGGGGGAGTGGCGGTGGTCGCCCATCCCGCCGCCGTCAGCCGCAACAAGGTCCTCCTGCCCGACGAGGAGATCGAGCGCCTGACCGATCTGGGGCTGGACGGTCTGGAAGTGCGGCATCGGGATAATCCTCCCGACCAGCAGGAAAGGCTGAACCGTCTGGCCGGACGACTGCATCTGCTGGTCACCGGCGGATCCGACTGGCATGGTCAAGGCAAACCGAACCGTTTGGGGGAGAATCTGACCGACCCCGAGACGGTCGCGGAAATCATCAGGAGAGGGCGGATCCGGGTCCTGGCTTAA